In the Candidatus Woesearchaeota archaeon genome, GTCATGGTGAACAACGATAACGGTTTTTCCTCTTTTTCTGAGTTGTTGCAGTATTACAATAATTGCTTTCTCAGTAGTTGCGTCAACACCTGCAAAAGGCTCATCCATAAAGTACAAATCAGCGTCCTGAATTAATGCTCTGGCAAGAAATACTCGTTGCTGCTGTCCTCCTGATAATTGGCTGATCTGTCGTTGGGCGTATGCCTCCATCCCAACAATCTGTAAGCTCTGATAGGCAAGGTCTCGTTCTTGTTTTCCAGGCCGTTTTATCCAGCCCAGATGACCATATTTTCCCATGATAACAACATCCTCTGCTGTGGTAGGAAAATCCCAGTCAACACTTCCTCGTTGAGGGACATAGCCAACCCTTTTTCTCATTTCTGCATAGGACTTTCCAAAAATCTTTATTCGTCCGGCTGCAGGTTTTATCAGACCGAGAATCGCTTTGATCAATGTTGTTTTTCCTGCACCATTTGGACCAACAATGGCTAAGAGAATTCCTGGAGGAACCTGAAAATCAATATCCC is a window encoding:
- a CDS encoding ABC transporter ATP-binding protein; the encoded protein is MTTEEYAVDVDDLTVAYHEKPVIWDIDFQVPPGILLAIVGPNGAGKTTLIKAILGLIKPAAGRIKIFGKSYAEMRKRVGYVPQRGSVDWDFPTTAEDVVIMGKYGHLGWIKRPGKQERDLAYQSLQIVGMEAYAQRQISQLSGGQQQRVFLARALIQDADLYFMDEPFAGVDATTEKAIIVILQQLRKRGKTVIVVHHDLQTLKEYFDWVLLLNVRKIALGPVKEVVSQKNLHLTYGGREAFLGVQTP